From the genome of Fusarium oxysporum f. sp. lycopersici 4287 chromosome 3, whole genome shotgun sequence, one region includes:
- a CDS encoding CMGC/CDK/CDC2 protein kinase, which yields MDNYQKLEKIGQGACGAIYKARDLANGGRIVALKKIRLEAEGEGVPSTSIREISLLKELQHPNILRLLNIVHADYHKLYLVFEFLDIDLKRYMETLPASDGGRGKVLPEGSSAYLMQLGMNDTVVRKFMYQLCAGVKYCHSHRILHRDLKPANLLIDKEGNLKLADFGLARAFGVPLRPYTHDVVTLWYRAPELLLGEKQYSTGVDMWSVGCIFAEMCTRKPLFPGDSEIDEIFKIFRKLGTPTEDVWPGVTSYRDFKSSFPKWQRNYDQALCNNLNKAGLELLDMTLIYNPARRISAKQACNHPYFEDFLA from the exons ATGGATAATTACCAGAAGTTAGAGAAGATTGGCCAAG GTGCCTGCGGTGCTATTTACAAGGCTCGTGATCTTGCCAATGGGGGACGAATTGTCGCATTGAAAAAAATCCGTCTCGAAGCCGAGGGCGAGGGTGTACCGAGCACTTCCATCCGGGAGATTTCTCTCCTCAAGGAATTGCAGCACCCTAACATCTTGCGTCTTCTGAACATCGTTCACGCCGATTACCACAAGCTTTACCTCGTTTTCGAATTCCTTGATATCGACCTGAAAAGGTACATGGAGACCTTACCGGCCAGTGACGGTGGACGAGGCAAGGTGCTTCCGGAGGGATCATCGGCATATCTCATGCAATTAGGCATGAACGACACGGTGGTCAGAAAATTCATGTACCAACTTTGTGCTGGCGTTAAATACTGTCACTCCCACCGTATCTTGCACCGAGATCTGAAGCCCGCTAATCTCCTCATCGACAAGGAAGGAAATCTCAAGTTAGCCGATTTTGGGCTGGCACGAGCGTTTGGTGTGCCTCTGCGCCCATATACTCACGATGTCGTGACGCTCTGGTACCGAGCACCTGAACTTCTACTGGGCGAAAAACAATACTCGACGGGTGTTGATATGTGGTCTGTCGGCTGTATATTTGCAGAGATGTGCACTCGAAAGCCGCTGTTTCCTGGTGACTctgagattgatgagatctTTAAAATCTTCCG CAAATTGGGCACTCCTACGGAAGACGTATGGCCTGGAGTTACCTCGTACCGGGATTTCAAGTCCTCATTTCCTAAGTGGCAACGTAACTACGACCAGGCCCTCTGCAATAACCTCAACAAAGCAGGCCTCGAACTTCTCGATATGACGCTGATCTACAATCCGGCTAGACGCATTTCGGCTAAACAGGCCTGCAACCATCCTTACTTTGAGGACTTTCTTGCGTAG